A region from the Halosolutus gelatinilyticus genome encodes:
- a CDS encoding coenzyme F420-0:L-glutamate ligase, whose protein sequence is MELEPVTDLPEIRPGDDLAALIADRAALEPGDVCTVASTIVSKAEGRTTDLEDYPVSGRAKEIADRIGDVAGEEKDPRFAQAVLDESTELLIDCPFMLTETRFGHICVNAGIDRSNVPDHDILLLPKNPAASAERIRSGLAERGHEDVAVIVTDTCGRPFRHGQRGVALGWAGMPASRDWRGELDRDGRELGVTVQSVVDELAAAANLVTGEGDGGTPAVAVREWDFGDHEGSDELFRDVEDDLVRQALRGWEWRGDE, encoded by the coding sequence ATGGAACTGGAGCCAGTGACGGACCTGCCCGAGATCCGTCCGGGCGACGACCTCGCCGCGCTCATCGCCGATCGGGCCGCCCTCGAACCAGGCGACGTGTGCACCGTCGCGAGCACGATCGTCTCGAAGGCCGAAGGGCGGACGACGGATCTCGAGGACTATCCCGTCAGCGGCCGCGCGAAGGAGATAGCCGACCGGATCGGCGACGTCGCGGGCGAGGAGAAGGACCCGCGGTTCGCCCAGGCGGTCCTGGACGAGAGCACGGAGCTGCTGATCGACTGCCCGTTCATGCTCACCGAGACGCGGTTCGGCCACATCTGCGTCAACGCGGGGATCGATCGCTCGAACGTGCCGGACCACGACATCCTCCTGCTGCCGAAGAACCCCGCGGCGAGCGCCGAGCGGATCCGATCGGGCCTGGCAGAGCGCGGTCACGAAGACGTCGCGGTGATCGTGACGGACACCTGCGGGCGGCCGTTCCGCCACGGTCAGCGCGGGGTCGCACTCGGCTGGGCGGGGATGCCCGCCAGCCGCGACTGGCGGGGCGAACTCGATCGGGACGGACGCGAACTCGGGGTCACCGTCCAGTCGGTCGTCGACGAACTCGCCGCGGCGGCGAACCTCGTTACGGGAGAGGGCGACGGCGGGACGCCCGCAGTCGCCGTCCGCGAGTGGGACTTCGGCGATCACGAGGGGAGCGACGAACTCTTCCGCGACGTCGAGGACGACCTCGTCCGACAGGCGCTTCGCGGGTGGGAATGGAGGGGCGACGAATGA